The following coding sequences lie in one Flavobacterium sediminis genomic window:
- the lepA gene encoding translation elongation factor 4 translates to MKNIRNFCIIAHIDHGKSTLADRLLAATQTVTAREEKAQLLDNMDLERERGITIKSHAIQMEYEYKGEKYILNLIDTPGHVDFSYEVSRSIAACEGALLIVDAAQSIQAQTISNLYLALENDLEIIPVLNKVDLPSANPEEVSDDIIDLLGCDLEDIIHASGKTGFGVDKILEAIVEKVPAPKGDPNEPLQALIFDSHYNPFRGIEVIFRVINGEITKGQRIKFMATGKEYFADEVGTLKLNQVPKNKISSGDVGYLVSGIKEAKEVKVGDTITDAKNPTTNMITGFENVKPMVFAGIYPVDTEDFEDLRTSMEKLQLNDASLVFAAESSAALGFGFRCGFLGMLHLEIIQERLEREFDMTVITTVPNVSYLAYTKKEPETAFIVNNPSDLPEPSKLDRVEEPYIKATIITKADFVGQVMSLCIEKRGQITNQTYLTPERVELNFDMPLAEIVFDFYDRLKTVSKGYASFDYHPIGMRTSKLVRLDVLLNGQSVDALSALIHEDNAYTIGKKMCEKLKELIPRQQFDIPIQAAVGAKIISRETIKALRKDVTAKCYGGDISRKRKLLEKQKQGKKRMRQVGNVEIPQSAFMAVLKLND, encoded by the coding sequence ATGAAGAATATTAGAAACTTTTGTATTATTGCGCACATTGATCACGGTAAGAGTACGCTGGCTGACAGGCTTTTGGCGGCAACACAAACCGTAACTGCACGTGAGGAAAAGGCTCAGTTATTAGATAACATGGATTTGGAACGTGAACGAGGTATTACAATTAAGAGTCACGCCATCCAAATGGAATATGAATATAAAGGAGAAAAATATATTTTAAATTTAATTGACACTCCGGGTCACGTTGACTTTTCGTATGAAGTATCGCGATCTATTGCGGCTTGTGAAGGCGCTTTGTTGATCGTAGATGCAGCACAAAGTATTCAGGCACAAACGATCTCTAATTTGTATTTGGCCTTAGAAAATGATCTGGAGATTATTCCGGTTTTGAATAAGGTTGATTTACCCAGTGCAAATCCTGAAGAGGTGAGTGATGATATCATTGACCTGTTAGGTTGTGATCTGGAAGATATTATTCACGCATCAGGTAAAACCGGTTTCGGGGTGGATAAGATCTTAGAGGCAATTGTTGAAAAAGTTCCTGCTCCTAAAGGAGATCCTAACGAACCTTTACAAGCTTTGATCTTCGATTCTCATTATAATCCTTTTAGAGGGATCGAAGTAATTTTCCGTGTTATCAACGGAGAGATCACAAAGGGGCAAAGAATTAAGTTCATGGCTACCGGAAAAGAATATTTTGCAGATGAAGTAGGTACCCTGAAATTGAACCAAGTGCCGAAAAACAAAATTTCTAGCGGCGATGTCGGGTATTTGGTTTCAGGGATTAAAGAGGCAAAAGAAGTAAAAGTCGGGGATACAATTACAGATGCTAAAAATCCGACGACAAATATGATTACAGGTTTTGAGAATGTGAAACCTATGGTTTTCGCAGGGATTTATCCTGTAGATACAGAAGATTTTGAAGATTTGCGAACTTCAATGGAGAAACTTCAGTTGAATGATGCATCATTGGTGTTTGCAGCAGAGAGTTCGGCTGCTTTGGGATTTGGTTTTCGTTGTGGATTCTTAGGGATGCTACACTTAGAGATCATTCAGGAGCGTTTAGAGCGTGAATTCGATATGACGGTGATCACAACAGTTCCCAACGTGTCGTATTTAGCCTATACTAAAAAAGAGCCGGAAACAGCCTTTATCGTTAATAATCCGTCGGATTTACCCGAACCTTCAAAGTTAGACAGAGTGGAAGAGCCTTATATTAAGGCTACCATTATCACAAAGGCAGATTTTGTCGGACAGGTAATGAGTTTGTGTATTGAAAAACGTGGACAAATAACGAATCAGACCTATTTAACTCCTGAACGAGTAGAATTGAATTTTGATATGCCGTTGGCAGAAATTGTATTCGATTTTTATGACAGGTTAAAAACGGTTTCTAAAGGATATGCTTCATTTGATTACCACCCGATAGGTATGCGTACATCAAAATTAGTACGTCTGGATGTTTTATTGAACGGACAATCTGTGGATGCATTATCAGCTTTGATTCACGAAGATAATGCGTATACTATCGGTAAAAAGATGTGTGAAAAGTTAAAAGAGTTGATTCCTCGCCAACAGTTTGACATTCCGATTCAGGCTGCCGTAGGAGCTAAGATCATTTCGCGAGAAACGATCAAAGCTTTGAGAAAAGACGTTACAGCTAAGTGTTATGGAGGAGATATTTCACGTAAACGAAAATTATTGGAAAAACAAAAACAAGGTAAAAAACGTATGCGTCAGGTAGGTAATGTAGAGATTCCGCAATCAGCATTTATGGCGGTATTGAAACTGAACGACTAA
- the dusB gene encoding tRNA dihydrouridine synthase DusB yields MPKIGNIQLPDFPLLLAPMEDVSDPPFRRLCKMHGADLMYSEFISSEGLIRDAIKSRQKLDIFDYERPVGIQIFGGDEEAMAMSAKIVETVQPDLVDINFGCPVKKVVSKGAGAGVLKDVDLMVRLTQAVIKSTSLPVTVKTRLGWDEESINIDEVAERLQDIGVQALTIHARTRSQMYKGHSDWTHIARIKDNPRITMPIFGNGDIDQPEKALEYKNKFGVDGIMIGRAAIGYPWIFNEIKHFFETGEHLAAPTMKDRIEAAKNHLIWSMEWKGERLGIVEMRRHYTNYFKGIHGFKAYRQKLVTTDGAEDVLKVFDEIADAYHDYIITEQ; encoded by the coding sequence ATGCCCAAGATCGGCAATATACAATTACCTGATTTCCCGCTTCTGTTGGCTCCAATGGAGGATGTAAGTGACCCGCCATTCAGACGTTTGTGTAAAATGCACGGCGCTGATCTGATGTACTCAGAATTCATATCTTCTGAGGGGTTGATTCGTGACGCTATTAAAAGTCGGCAAAAACTGGACATTTTTGATTACGAACGTCCGGTTGGTATTCAAATTTTCGGCGGTGATGAAGAAGCTATGGCCATGAGTGCCAAAATCGTAGAAACTGTCCAACCCGATTTAGTTGACATCAATTTTGGCTGTCCTGTAAAAAAAGTCGTTTCTAAAGGTGCCGGAGCAGGAGTTTTAAAAGATGTCGATTTAATGGTTCGCCTGACACAAGCTGTTATTAAAAGTACTAGCTTACCCGTTACCGTAAAAACCCGTTTAGGCTGGGATGAAGAATCTATCAACATCGATGAAGTAGCCGAACGTTTACAAGATATCGGCGTACAGGCTTTAACGATCCACGCAAGAACAAGATCTCAAATGTATAAAGGCCATTCTGACTGGACGCATATTGCCCGCATTAAAGATAACCCCAGAATTACCATGCCGATTTTCGGTAACGGTGATATCGATCAGCCTGAAAAAGCTTTGGAATACAAAAACAAATTCGGCGTTGACGGTATTATGATCGGTCGTGCAGCCATAGGTTACCCATGGATATTTAACGAAATCAAACATTTCTTTGAAACAGGCGAACACTTGGCAGCCCCAACAATGAAAGATCGTATTGAAGCGGCTAAAAATCACTTGATCTGGTCTATGGAATGGAAGGGAGAACGTTTAGGGATTGTGGAAATGCGCAGACACTATACGAATTATTTTAAAGGCATTCACGGTTTTAAAGCATACCGTCAAAAATTAGTCACTACTGACGGTGCTGAAGATGTTTTAAAAGTTTTTGACGAAATCGCTGATGCTTACCATGATTACATTATAACAGAGCAATAA
- a CDS encoding pseudouridine synthase — protein sequence MSRHQGNDRKNPGSGRQGGFRKERSSRGNDKFASGQPKFFKQEAKPKSKPVAANPDEIRLNRYIANSGMCSRREADIYIQSGNVKVNGEVVTEMGYKVKPGDTVQFDGATITPEKKEYVLLNKPKNFSTSHDEEKNAPSVLDLVRNASRAKLQPVGRMDKTTTGLLLFTNDTDLIKKFTSPNQRSTKLYQVSLDRNLKFEDLEKIQGGITIDGHKVFVEEITYIDNEPKSEIGVKMKTANIKIVRKIFEQLKYNVIKLDRVMFAGLTKKNLPRGNWRFLTDQEIINLKNS from the coding sequence ATGTCACGTCATCAAGGGAATGATAGAAAGAATCCTGGTTCAGGAAGACAAGGAGGGTTTAGAAAGGAACGAAGTTCGAGAGGGAATGACAAATTTGCAAGTGGTCAGCCTAAGTTCTTTAAACAGGAGGCTAAGCCAAAATCAAAACCAGTAGCCGCTAATCCGGATGAAATCCGTTTGAATCGCTACATAGCGAATTCCGGTATGTGTAGCCGAAGAGAAGCAGATATTTATATTCAAAGCGGAAACGTAAAAGTTAACGGAGAGGTTGTAACTGAAATGGGCTATAAAGTTAAGCCGGGCGATACTGTTCAGTTTGACGGTGCCACAATTACCCCGGAAAAGAAAGAATATGTACTATTAAACAAGCCGAAGAATTTCTCCACATCGCACGATGAAGAGAAGAATGCACCCAGTGTTTTGGATTTAGTACGAAATGCAAGTAGAGCTAAACTGCAACCGGTAGGTAGAATGGATAAAACCACAACAGGGTTGTTGTTGTTTACAAATGATACTGACCTGATTAAAAAGTTTACAAGTCCTAATCAGCGTTCTACTAAGTTGTATCAGGTAAGTTTAGACAGAAATCTGAAATTTGAAGATTTAGAAAAGATACAAGGAGGAATAACCATTGACGGGCACAAAGTTTTTGTAGAAGAGATCACATATATTGACAATGAGCCTAAAAGCGAGATCGGTGTGAAAATGAAAACCGCTAATATCAAGATTGTTCGTAAGATCTTTGAACAATTAAAATATAATGTGATCAAATTAGATCGGGTAATGTTTGCCGGGTTAACTAAAAAGAATTTACCCCGTGGAAACTGGAGATTTTTAACCGATCAGGAGATCATTAATCTAAAAAATAGCTAA
- a CDS encoding geranylgeranylglycerol-phosphate geranylgeranyltransferase: MFSRKFKLLLTKIFSFFSVVRGYNIWVVALAQYLSSIFILAPEESALHILLDWKLFLIVLASSLSIASGYIINNFYDAKKDLINRPKKVMIDRLVSQSTKLKVYFTVNFIVVILMSFISWRAVFFFSAYIFLIWFYSHKLKRYPMIGNLTAVLLAVLPFFGVLMYFKNFYHVIFAHATFLFLLILIRELVKDLENIEGDLANNYQTIPVRFGERTAKTIITFLTVFSIIPVYFLTEIYNVGYMEIYFYISYFLLILFLIQLWKVNKKEMYVKLHFLLKIIILSGVFCIVLIKPSVLVHGKKILSIY; encoded by the coding sequence ATGTTTTCCAGAAAATTCAAATTATTACTGACCAAGATCTTCAGCTTTTTCTCAGTTGTTAGGGGGTACAATATTTGGGTTGTTGCGCTGGCACAATATCTTTCGTCTATCTTTATTTTAGCTCCGGAAGAAAGTGCTTTACATATTTTACTTGACTGGAAGTTGTTCTTAATTGTATTAGCTTCTTCTTTAAGTATAGCTTCAGGTTATATCATCAATAATTTTTACGATGCTAAAAAAGACCTGATCAATCGTCCTAAGAAAGTAATGATTGATCGGTTGGTTAGCCAAAGTACTAAGTTAAAAGTGTACTTTACGGTTAATTTTATTGTCGTTATATTAATGAGTTTTATTTCATGGCGAGCCGTTTTTTTCTTTTCGGCTTATATTTTTCTCATCTGGTTTTATTCGCATAAATTAAAGCGTTATCCCATGATTGGTAATTTAACGGCTGTGCTTTTAGCGGTATTACCTTTCTTTGGAGTGTTAATGTATTTTAAGAATTTTTATCATGTTATTTTTGCGCATGCTACTTTCTTGTTTTTATTGATTTTAATTCGTGAATTAGTTAAAGATTTGGAAAATATTGAAGGCGATTTAGCCAACAATTACCAAACAATCCCTGTGCGATTCGGAGAAAGAACGGCTAAAACGATTATTACATTCCTGACAGTTTTTTCCATTATTCCTGTTTATTTTTTAACGGAAATATATAATGTAGGTTATATGGAAATCTATTTTTACATCAGTTATTTTTTGCTTATCCTTTTCTTGATCCAACTATGGAAAGTTAATAAGAAGGAAATGTATGTTAAATTACATTTCTTATTAAAAATCATTATTTTAAGTGGTGTTTTTTGTATCGTTTTGATAAAACCGAGTGTTTTAGTTCACGGAAAAAAAATACTTTCCATTTATTAA
- a CDS encoding mevalonate kinase family protein yields the protein MKGPLFYSKILLFGEYGIIQDSKGLSIPYNFYKGALKKADNNPSSEMKKSNESLKGFANYLAGLQQDQSDLVTFNLEDLNKDVADGMYFDSSIPQGYGVGSSGALVAAIYDKYANDKITVLENLTRDKLLQLKTVFSQMESFFHGKSSGLDPLNSYLSLPILINSKDNIEPTGIPSQLTNGKGAVFLIDSGIVGETAPMVNIFMENLKDQGFRNMLKSQFIKYTDACVENFLHGDVKALFENTKKLSGVVLNHFKPMIPEQFHQVWQKGIDTNDYYLKLCGSGGGGYILGFTQDLEKAKEALKDYKLEVVYNF from the coding sequence ATGAAAGGACCATTATTTTACTCGAAGATTTTACTTTTTGGTGAGTATGGAATTATCCAGGATTCAAAGGGGCTCTCTATTCCTTATAATTTCTACAAAGGCGCTTTGAAAAAAGCAGACAATAATCCGTCTTCAGAGATGAAAAAGTCTAATGAAAGTTTGAAAGGCTTTGCAAACTATTTAGCCGGATTACAGCAAGATCAATCGGATTTGGTTACCTTCAATTTAGAAGACCTGAATAAAGATGTGGCTGATGGGATGTATTTTGATTCAAGTATTCCGCAAGGTTATGGTGTGGGGAGTAGTGGAGCATTGGTAGCAGCAATTTATGATAAATATGCGAATGATAAGATCACGGTTCTGGAAAATTTAACACGTGATAAATTATTACAGTTGAAAACTGTTTTTTCGCAAATGGAATCTTTCTTCCATGGTAAGAGTTCCGGATTGGATCCGTTGAACAGCTATTTAAGTTTGCCTATTCTGATCAATTCAAAAGATAATATTGAACCTACAGGGATTCCAAGCCAATTGACTAACGGCAAAGGAGCTGTTTTTTTGATTGATTCCGGAATCGTAGGAGAAACGGCACCTATGGTGAATATCTTTATGGAGAACTTAAAAGATCAGGGGTTCCGAAACATGTTAAAATCGCAATTCATTAAGTATACAGATGCTTGTGTGGAAAACTTCTTGCATGGCGATGTGAAAGCATTGTTTGAAAATACCAAAAAACTTTCCGGAGTAGTTTTAAATCATTTTAAACCGATGATTCCGGAACAGTTTCATCAGGTTTGGCAAAAAGGAATTGACACCAATGATTACTATCTGAAATTGTGTGGATCCGGTGGTGGTGGCTATATTCTGGGATTCACTCAGGATCTGGAAAAAGCTAAAGAAGCGTTAAAAGATTATAAATTAGAAGTAGTATACAATTTTTAG
- a CDS encoding four helix bundle protein gives MALKEANETEYWLDLLFETKYISVEEF, from the coding sequence ATTGCCTTAAAAGAAGCGAATGAAACAGAATATTGGTTAGATTTGTTGTTTGAAACTAAATATATTTCTGTTGAAGAGTTTTAA
- the mvaD gene encoding diphosphomevalonate decarboxylase, producing MFSNQDFVATNCGSVEKATFSWSAPSNIALVKYWGKKETGDQIPANPSISFTLSNCKTITSLNVSAKQNPSDDFSFDLLFEGKPKEDFKPKIQKFLERIEGYCPYLKSYHLEIDTQNTFPHSSGIASSASGMAALAVNIMSLEKMLKPEISKDYFNQKASFLARLGSGSACRSVHGKVVIWGKHQDTTESSDLFGVEFSEVHENFKNYQDTILLVDKGEKQVSSTVGHNLMHNHPYASQRFDQAQYNLTAIKQILSQGDLERFVELVESEALTLHAMMMTSMPYFILMKPNTLEIINKIWRFRNETQVPVCFTLDAGANVHVLYPESVKEKVLQFIQNELVVYCQNGQYICDQIGNGSQLIMDNGKEECY from the coding sequence ATGTTTTCAAATCAGGATTTTGTAGCAACCAACTGTGGAAGTGTTGAAAAAGCGACATTTTCTTGGAGTGCGCCAAGTAATATTGCATTGGTAAAATATTGGGGGAAAAAAGAAACCGGAGATCAGATTCCGGCAAATCCATCCATTAGTTTTACCTTGAGTAATTGTAAAACGATTACGTCTCTAAACGTTAGTGCAAAACAAAATCCGTCCGATGATTTTTCTTTTGATTTGCTTTTTGAAGGAAAACCGAAAGAAGATTTTAAACCGAAAATTCAAAAGTTTCTGGAACGAATAGAAGGTTATTGTCCGTATTTGAAATCCTATCATTTAGAGATTGATACCCAAAATACATTTCCTCATAGTTCCGGAATAGCATCATCAGCATCTGGTATGGCGGCATTGGCTGTGAATATTATGAGTTTGGAAAAAATGCTGAAACCTGAAATTTCGAAAGACTATTTTAATCAAAAAGCTTCTTTTTTAGCGCGTTTAGGAAGCGGCAGTGCTTGCAGAAGTGTGCATGGAAAAGTAGTGATTTGGGGAAAACATCAGGACACGACAGAAAGCTCCGATTTGTTTGGAGTTGAATTTTCGGAGGTTCATGAAAACTTCAAGAATTATCAAGACACTATTTTATTGGTAGATAAAGGTGAAAAACAAGTGTCGAGTACCGTTGGGCATAATTTAATGCACAATCATCCGTACGCTAGCCAACGTTTTGACCAGGCGCAATACAATTTAACGGCAATAAAACAAATTCTTTCTCAAGGAGATTTGGAAAGATTTGTAGAATTGGTTGAAAGCGAAGCCCTGACTTTACACGCCATGATGATGACTTCTATGCCGTATTTTATTTTGATGAAACCTAATACACTGGAAATCATCAATAAAATCTGGAGATTCAGAAACGAAACACAGGTGCCGGTTTGTTTTACGCTTGACGCCGGTGCTAACGTACATGTGTTGTATCCGGAAAGTGTAAAAGAAAAAGTTTTACAATTTATTCAGAATGAATTAGTTGTATATTGTCAAAATGGGCAGTACATTTGCGATCAAATTGGAAACGGAAGTCAGTTAATAATGGACAATGGAAAAGAAGAATGTTATTAA
- a CDS encoding TspO/MBR family protein, with the protein MNSYLRIIYVVAICLAVGYLSSLVTQSSVETWYPTLEKPFFNPPNWLFAPVWTLLYILMGIAGGMIWTAYESNPEKVKKAMLFFTVQLLLNALWSYLFFGLNNILIALIEIILLALIIYETIHLFKEIKPKAAWLLIPYLAWVLFATVLTASIFWLNR; encoded by the coding sequence ATGAATTCTTATTTACGTATTATCTATGTAGTTGCTATTTGTTTAGCCGTTGGTTACTTATCATCTCTTGTGACACAAAGTTCTGTTGAAACCTGGTACCCCACTTTAGAAAAACCGTTCTTCAATCCGCCTAACTGGCTTTTTGCCCCGGTCTGGACACTACTGTATATTTTAATGGGAATTGCAGGCGGCATGATCTGGACCGCTTATGAAAGCAATCCTGAAAAAGTAAAAAAAGCCATGTTATTTTTTACCGTTCAGTTATTACTTAATGCCTTGTGGAGCTATTTGTTTTTCGGGCTCAACAATATTCTTATTGCACTTATTGAAATTATTTTACTGGCTCTGATTATTTACGAAACGATACATTTGTTCAAAGAAATCAAACCCAAAGCAGCCTGGCTTTTAATTCCGTATTTAGCATGGGTTCTTTTTGCCACTGTTTTAACAGCCTCTATTTTTTGGCTGAATCGCTGA